Below is a genomic region from Burkholderia pseudomultivorans.
TGGCGATCTGACCAAGCTGCGCGCGCAAGCGCGTGAGCAACAGGTTTACCTGCGCGTGTTGAAGAACACGCTGGCGCGTCGCGCTGTCGAAGGTACGCCGTTTGCTCCGCTGGCAGAGCAGATGACTGGTCCGCTGATCTACGGCATCTCGGAAGATGCAATTGCCGCTGCTAAGGTCGTCAACGACTTCAGCAAGAGCAATGACAAGTTGGTCATCAAGGCTGGTTCGTACGATGGCAAGGTGATGGACAAGGCTGGCGTGCAAGCGCTGGCAAGCATCCCGAGCCGTGAAGAACTGCTCTCGAAGCTGCTGTTCGTTATGCAAGCGCCTGTTTCGGGCTTCGCGCGTGCTCTGGCCGCGCTGGCCGAGAAGAAGCAAGCCGAAGCTGCGTAATCGAGCGTGCATCAGCGTCACTGATCGCTGGCTGTATCCGAATTCAATTTAGGAGTATTTCAAATGGCAATCGCAAAAGAAGACATCCTGGCAGCAGTCGAAGGGATGACCGTTCTGGAACTGAACGAACTGGTCAAGGCGTTCGAAGAGAAGTTTGGCGTGTCGGCAGCTGCAGTGGCAGTCGCTGGCCCGGCAGGCGGCGGCGCAGCTGCTGCAGCAGAAGAAAAGACCGAATTCACGGTTGTTCTGGCTGAAGCAGGCAGCAACAAGGTTGCAGTCATCAAGGCAGTTCGCGAACTGACGGGCCTGGGCCTGAAGGAAGCGAAGGACGTCGTTGACGGCGCACCGAAGGCTGTCAAGGAAGGCGTCGACAAGGCTGCTGCTGAAGAAGCCAAGAAGAAGCTGGAAGACGCAGGCGCGAAGGTCGAAGTCAAGTAAGTTTCGGCGCGCTGTGCGAAGGCTGGCGGTATTTTCACCGCCGGCCTTTTTGTGCTTTGTGGGGGCGCTATTCTGGCACTCTTTCGGGAGACCGAATAAACGCCCCCAGAAGCCAAAGATAACCGCCCAATCGTTGCGATTGTCCACGATTTGGCGTTTCTCTTTGTCTTCTGAAGCGACTGCAGAAGGCAAGTTTGGTCGGGTAGCGGGCAACACAGGCATCCGCTGCCGTCAGCCAGCGGTTGGTAGCGGCCAACCACCAAGCTTCTCGGCTCGTTCAAGCCGTCGGACGGCCATCGGGTCTCAGTCGGTGAACACTCGGGTCTGAAACGTCCAGGTATTCCGCCTCGACGCACCCGCCGTGATTCGGAGATCGTATGCAATATTCCTTCACCGAGAAGAAGCGCATTCGCAAGAGTTTCGCGAAGCGCCCCATCGTTCACCAAGTTCCTTTCCTGCTGGCTACCCAGCTTGAATCATTCAGCACGTTTCTGCAAGCCGAAGTGCCGGCGACGCAACGCAAGCCTGAAGGTTTGCAGGCCGCTTTCACATCGGTATTTCCCATTGTTTCGCACAACGGCTTTGCGCGCCTCGAGTTCGTGAGCTATGCGCTGTCCTCGCCGGCATTCAACATCAAGGAATGCCAGCAGCGGGGCCTGACGTACTGCTCCGCCCTGCGCGCGAAGGTCCGCCTTGTCATCCTCGACAAGGAATCGCCGAACAAGCCGGTCGTCAAGGAAGTGAAGGAGCAGGAAGTGTACATGGGCGAAATTCCGCTCATGACGCCGACGGGCTCGTTCGTCATCAACGGCACCGAGCGTGTCATCGTCTCGCAGCTGCACCGTTCGCCGGGCGTGTTCTTCGAACACGACAAGGGCAAGACGCACAGCTCGGGCAAGCTGCTGTTCTCGGCACGGATCATTCCGTACCGCGGCTCGTGGCTCGACTTCGAATTCGATCCGAAGGACATCCTGTACTTCCGCGTCGACCGTCGCCGCAAGATGCCGGTCACGATCCTGCTGAAGGCCATCGGCCTCACGCCGGAACAGATCCTCGCGAACTTCTTCGTGTTCGACAACTTCACGCTGATGGGCGAAGGCGCGCAACTCGAGTTCGTGCCCGAGCGTCTGCGTGGCGAAGTCGCGCGTTTCGACATCACCGATCGCGACGGCAAGGTCATCGTCCAGAAGGACAAGCGCATCAACGCGAAGCACATTCGCGACCTCGAAGCCGCGAAGACCAAGTTCATCTCGGTGCCGGAAGACTATCTGCTCGGCCGCGTGCTGGCGAAGAACGTCGTCGACGGCGAGACGGGCGAAGTGATCGCGAGCGCGAACGACGAAGTCACGGAAAGCGTGCTCGAGAAGCTGCGCGAAGCGGACATCAAGGAAATCCAGACGCTCTACACGAACGATCTGGACCAGGGTCCGTACATCTCGTCGACGCTGCGCGTCGATGAAACGACCGACAAGACGGCCGCGCGCATCGCGATCTACCGCATGATGCGCCCGGGCGAGCCGCCGACCGAAGAAGCGGTCGAGGCGCTGTTCAACCGTCTGTTCTACAGCGAAGAAGCGTACGACCTGTCGAAGGTCGGCCGCATGAAGTTCAACCGCCGCGTGGGCCGTGACGAAATCACCGGCCCGATGACGCTGCAGGACGACGACATCCTCGCGACGATCAAGATCCTCGTCGAGCTGCGCAACGGCAAGGGCGAAGTGGACGATATCGACCACCTCGGCAACCGTCGCGTGCGCTGCGTCGGCGAACTGGCGGAAAACCAGTTCCGCGCGGGTCTCGTGCGTGTCGAGCGCGCGGTCAAGGAACGCCTCGGCCAGGCCGAAAGCGAAAACCTGATGCCGCACGACCTGATCAACTCGAAGCCGATTTCGTCGGCGATCCGCGAGTTCTTCGGTTCGTCGCAGCTGTCGCAGTTCATGGACCAGACCAACCCGCTGTCGGAAATCACGCACAAGCGCCGTGTTTCCGCACTGGGCCCGGGCGGTCTGACGCGCGAGCGCGCAGGCTTCGAAGTCCGCGACGTGCACCCGACCCACTACGGCCGCGTGTGCCCGATCGAAACGCCGGAAGGTCCGAACATCGGTCTGATCAACTCGCTCGCGCTGTACGCGCACCTGAACGAGTACGGCTTCCTCGAGACGCCGTACCGCAAGGTCGTGGACGGCAAGGTGACCGACCAGATCGACTACCTGTCGGCGATCGAGGAAGGCCGCTACATGATCGCGCAGGCGAACGCCGCGATCGACGAGAACGGCATGCTGGTCGACGAACTCGTGTCGTCGCGCGAAGCCGGCGAAACGATGATGGTCACGCCGGACCGCATCCAGTACATGGACGTCGCGCCATCGCAGATCGTGTCGGTTGCCGCCTCGCTGATCCCGTTCCTCGAGCACGATGACGCGAACCGTGCACTGATGGGCTCGAACATGCAGCGTCAGGCCGTGCCGTGTCTGCGTCCGGAAAAGCCGGTCGTCGGTACGGGCATCGAGCGCACCTGTGCGGTTGACTCGGGCACGACGGTTCAGGCGTACCGCGGTGGCGTGGTCGACTATGTCGACGCAGGCCGTATCGTGATTCGCGTGAACGACGACGAAGCGGTCGCAGGTGAAGTCGGTGTCGACATCTACAACCTGATCAAGTACACGCGTTCGAACCAGAACACGAACATCAACCAGCGTCCGATCGTGAAGATGGGCGACAAGGTCTCGCGCGGCGACGTGCTGGCCGACGGCGCCTCGACGGACCTGGGCGAGCTCGCGCTCGGCCAGAACATGCTGATCGCGTTCATGCCGTGGAACGGCTACAACTTCGAGGATTCGATCCTGATCTCGGAGAAGGTCGTGGCCGACGATCGCTACACGTCGATCCACATCGAAGAGCTGAACGTCGTTGCACGCGACACGAAGCTCGGGCCGGAAGAAATCACGCGCGACATCTCGAACCTGGCGGAAGTCCAGCTCGGCCGTCTCGACGAATCGGGCATCGTGTACATCGGTGCGGAAGTCGAAGCGGGCGACGTGCTGGTCGGCAAGGTCACGCCGAAGGGCGAGACCCAGCTGACGCCGGAAGAGAAGCTGCTGCGCGCGATCTTCGGCGAGAAGGCTTCGGACGTGAAGGATACGTCGCTGCGCGTGCCGTCGGGCATGAGCGGCACCGTGATCGACGTCCAGGTGTTCACGCGTGAAGGCATCCAGCGCGACAAGCGTGCGCAACAGATCATCGACGACGAACTGAAGCGCTACCGTCTCGACCTGAACGACCAGCTGCGCATCGTGGAAGGCGACGCGTTCCAGCGTCTCGCCCGCATGCTGGTGGGCAAGGTCGCGAACGGCGGTCCGAAGAAGCTCGCGAAGGGCACGAAGATCGACCAGGCTTACCTGGAAGACCTCGACCACTACCACTGGTTCGACATCCGCCTCGCGGACGACGAAGCCGCGGCGCAGCTCGAAGCGATCAAGAACTCGATCGAAGAGAAGCGTCACCAGTTCGACCTCGCGTTCGAAGAGAAGCGCAAGAAGCTCACGCAAGGCGACGAGCTGCCGCCGGGCGTGCTGAAGATGGTCAAGGTGTACCTCGCGGTGAAGCGCCGTCTGCAGCCTGGCGACAAGATGGCAGGCCGTCACGGTAACAAGGGCGTCGTGTCGAAGATCGTGCCGATCGAAGACATGCCGTACATGGCCGACGGCCGTCCGGCAGACGTCGTGCTGAACCCGCTCGGCGTGCCGTCGCGGATGAACGTGGGTCAGGTTCTGGAAGTGCACCTCGGCTGGGCCGCGAAGGGCCTCGGCTGGCGTATCGGCGAAATGCTGCAGCGTCAGGCGAAGATCGAGGAGCTGCGCGCGTTCCTGACGAAGATCTACAACGAGTCGGGCCGCCAGGAAGACCTGGAAAGCTTCACCGACGACGAAATCCTCGAACTCGCGAAGAATCTGCGCGAAGGCGTGCCGTTTGCTACGCCGGTGTTCGACGGTGCGACCGAGGAAGAAATGGGCAAGATGCTCGACCTCGCGTTCCCGGACGACATCGCCGAACAGCTCGGCATGAACCCGTCGAAGAACCAGGTCCGCCTGTACGACGGCCGCACCGGCGAGATGTTCGAGCGCCGCGTGACGCTGGGCTACATGCACTACCTGAAGCTGCACCACCTCGTCGACGACAAGATGCACGCGCGTTCGACGGGCCCGTACTCGCTCGTCACGCAGCAGCCGCTGGGTGGTAAGGCGCAGTTCGGTGGCCAGCGTTTCGGTGAAATGGAAGTGTGGGCACTCGAGGCATACGGCGCGTCCTACGTGCTGCAGGAAATGCTGACGGTGAAGTCGGACGACGTGACCGGCCGGACCAAGGTGTACGAGAACCTGGTCAAGGGCGATCACGTGATCGATGCAGGCATGCCGGAATCCTTCAACGTGCTGGTGAAGGAAATCCGCTCGCTCGGTATCGATATCGATCTCGACCGCAATTAATCGGACTACGGAGAGAAGGCAATGAAAGCTCTGCTCGATCTATTCAAGCAAGTCCAACAGGAAGAAGTTTTCGACGCGATCAAGATCGGTCTGGCCTCGCCCGACAAGATCCGTTCGTGGTCGTTCGGCGAAGTGAAGAAGCCGGAGACCATCAACTACCGTACGTTCAAGCCGGAACGCGATGGTCTGTTCTGCGCGAAGATCTTCGG
It encodes:
- the rplJ gene encoding 50S ribosomal protein L10, whose translation is MPLNREDKQAVVAEVSAQVAKAQTVVLAEYRGIAVGDLTKLRAQAREQQVYLRVLKNTLARRAVEGTPFAPLAEQMTGPLIYGISEDAIAAAKVVNDFSKSNDKLVIKAGSYDGKVMDKAGVQALASIPSREELLSKLLFVMQAPVSGFARALAALAEKKQAEAA
- the rplL gene encoding 50S ribosomal protein L7/L12, which encodes MAIAKEDILAAVEGMTVLELNELVKAFEEKFGVSAAAVAVAGPAGGGAAAAAEEKTEFTVVLAEAGSNKVAVIKAVRELTGLGLKEAKDVVDGAPKAVKEGVDKAAAEEAKKKLEDAGAKVEVK
- the rpoB gene encoding DNA-directed RNA polymerase subunit beta, translated to MQYSFTEKKRIRKSFAKRPIVHQVPFLLATQLESFSTFLQAEVPATQRKPEGLQAAFTSVFPIVSHNGFARLEFVSYALSSPAFNIKECQQRGLTYCSALRAKVRLVILDKESPNKPVVKEVKEQEVYMGEIPLMTPTGSFVINGTERVIVSQLHRSPGVFFEHDKGKTHSSGKLLFSARIIPYRGSWLDFEFDPKDILYFRVDRRRKMPVTILLKAIGLTPEQILANFFVFDNFTLMGEGAQLEFVPERLRGEVARFDITDRDGKVIVQKDKRINAKHIRDLEAAKTKFISVPEDYLLGRVLAKNVVDGETGEVIASANDEVTESVLEKLREADIKEIQTLYTNDLDQGPYISSTLRVDETTDKTAARIAIYRMMRPGEPPTEEAVEALFNRLFYSEEAYDLSKVGRMKFNRRVGRDEITGPMTLQDDDILATIKILVELRNGKGEVDDIDHLGNRRVRCVGELAENQFRAGLVRVERAVKERLGQAESENLMPHDLINSKPISSAIREFFGSSQLSQFMDQTNPLSEITHKRRVSALGPGGLTRERAGFEVRDVHPTHYGRVCPIETPEGPNIGLINSLALYAHLNEYGFLETPYRKVVDGKVTDQIDYLSAIEEGRYMIAQANAAIDENGMLVDELVSSREAGETMMVTPDRIQYMDVAPSQIVSVAASLIPFLEHDDANRALMGSNMQRQAVPCLRPEKPVVGTGIERTCAVDSGTTVQAYRGGVVDYVDAGRIVIRVNDDEAVAGEVGVDIYNLIKYTRSNQNTNINQRPIVKMGDKVSRGDVLADGASTDLGELALGQNMLIAFMPWNGYNFEDSILISEKVVADDRYTSIHIEELNVVARDTKLGPEEITRDISNLAEVQLGRLDESGIVYIGAEVEAGDVLVGKVTPKGETQLTPEEKLLRAIFGEKASDVKDTSLRVPSGMSGTVIDVQVFTREGIQRDKRAQQIIDDELKRYRLDLNDQLRIVEGDAFQRLARMLVGKVANGGPKKLAKGTKIDQAYLEDLDHYHWFDIRLADDEAAAQLEAIKNSIEEKRHQFDLAFEEKRKKLTQGDELPPGVLKMVKVYLAVKRRLQPGDKMAGRHGNKGVVSKIVPIEDMPYMADGRPADVVLNPLGVPSRMNVGQVLEVHLGWAAKGLGWRIGEMLQRQAKIEELRAFLTKIYNESGRQEDLESFTDDEILELAKNLREGVPFATPVFDGATEEEMGKMLDLAFPDDIAEQLGMNPSKNQVRLYDGRTGEMFERRVTLGYMHYLKLHHLVDDKMHARSTGPYSLVTQQPLGGKAQFGGQRFGEMEVWALEAYGASYVLQEMLTVKSDDVTGRTKVYENLVKGDHVIDAGMPESFNVLVKEIRSLGIDIDLDRN